A genomic stretch from Zeimonas sediminis includes:
- a CDS encoding helix-turn-helix transcriptional regulator, producing the protein MDLQDLSAVGPAPETADRDPFLQALGERVRSLRARKGMTRKALARASEVSERHLANLELGVGNASILVLRQVARALDCPLAELLGDETAASPEWLLIRDLLRGRSDDALRRARVALAELYGEAGRPDARTSRIALVGLRGAGKSTLGLALADALDVPFVELNTEIERVAGCSIAEIHNLLGPAAYRRYERRALEETVQLYPDAVIATPGGIVSDPATFNLLLSHCYTIWLKAQPEEHMQRVIAQGDLRPMAGNQEAMEDLKRILAGRSAFYGKADLQFETGGQSSGEAVARLREALRQATGR; encoded by the coding sequence ATGGATCTTCAAGACCTCAGCGCAGTCGGTCCGGCCCCCGAGACGGCCGACCGCGATCCTTTCCTGCAGGCGCTCGGAGAGCGCGTCCGCTCGCTGCGCGCCCGCAAGGGCATGACGCGCAAGGCGCTCGCCAGGGCATCCGAGGTGTCGGAACGCCATCTCGCCAACCTCGAGCTCGGCGTCGGGAATGCCTCGATCCTGGTGCTCAGGCAGGTCGCCAGGGCGCTCGACTGCCCGCTGGCCGAACTGCTAGGCGACGAGACCGCCGCTTCGCCGGAGTGGCTGCTGATCCGGGACCTGCTGCGCGGGCGCAGCGACGACGCGCTGCGGCGCGCCCGCGTCGCGCTGGCCGAACTCTACGGAGAGGCCGGCCGGCCCGACGCGCGAACGAGCCGGATCGCGCTGGTCGGACTGCGCGGCGCGGGCAAGTCCACCCTCGGGCTCGCGCTGGCCGACGCGCTCGACGTGCCCTTCGTCGAGTTGAACACCGAGATCGAGAGGGTCGCCGGCTGCAGCATCGCCGAGATCCACAACCTGCTCGGACCCGCCGCCTACCGGCGCTACGAGCGGCGCGCCCTCGAGGAAACCGTCCAGCTGTATCCCGACGCGGTCATCGCGACGCCGGGCGGCATCGTGTCGGATCCCGCCACCTTCAACCTGCTGCTGTCGCACTGCTACACGATCTGGCTGAAGGCGCAGCCGGAGGAGCACATGCAGCGGGTGATCGCGCAAGGCGACCTGCGCCCGATGGCGGGCAACCAGGAAGCGATGGAGGACCTCAAGCGCATCCTCGCCGGCCGCTCGGCCTTCTACGGAAAGGCCGACCTGCAGTTCGAAACCGGAGGACAATCGTCCGGAGAGGCCGTCGCCCGGCTGCGCGAGGCGCTTCGCCAGGCCACCGGGCGGTGA
- a CDS encoding benzoate-CoA ligase family protein, with protein sequence MSDPIASPETTAVPPPERFNFARHVFERNASRDARAAYVDDAGTLSYGQLQERARRCAAALLATGIRREERVLLLMHDCNDWPVAFLGCLYAGVVPVAVNTLLTADDYAYMLAHSRAQAALVSGALLPVLSSAMERAPHEVRALVVSRPASGLPAGAVEFGAWLEARPPLPACADTLADDIGFWLYSSGSTGRPKGTVHTHGNLYWTAELYASPVLGLTGNDVCFSAAKLFFAYGLGNALTFPLSVGATVLLMAERPTPDAVFRRWTGGVGGLKPTVFFGAPTGYAGMLASPNLPARNAVALRLCSSAGEALPREIGERFTAHFGCEIVDGIGSTEMLHIFLSNRPGDVRYGTTGKPVAGYRVELRDETGHVLEGPDRVGDLFISGPSSALMYWTQRARSDETFRGAWTKSGDKYYRDADGYYVYAGRSDDMLKVSGQYVSPFEVESTLVQHDAVLEAAVIGVENEDGLTRAKAYVVLKDPAGAGPALAEALQAFVKGRLAPHKYPREVEFVSELPKTATGKIQRFRLREQERSRRHA encoded by the coding sequence ATGAGCGATCCGATCGCCAGCCCGGAGACGACTGCCGTCCCGCCCCCGGAGCGCTTCAACTTCGCCCGCCACGTCTTCGAGCGCAACGCGTCGCGCGACGCGCGTGCCGCCTACGTCGACGACGCCGGCACGCTGAGCTACGGCCAGCTGCAAGAGCGCGCCCGGCGATGCGCGGCCGCGCTGCTCGCGACCGGGATCCGCCGCGAGGAGCGGGTGCTGCTGCTGATGCACGACTGCAACGACTGGCCGGTCGCCTTCCTCGGCTGCCTGTACGCCGGCGTCGTGCCGGTGGCGGTCAACACGCTGCTGACCGCCGACGACTACGCCTACATGCTCGCGCACAGCCGAGCCCAGGCCGCGCTGGTGTCTGGCGCCCTGTTGCCGGTGCTCTCCTCTGCCATGGAGCGTGCGCCCCACGAGGTCCGTGCCCTGGTCGTATCCCGGCCCGCGTCCGGGCTCCCCGCCGGCGCCGTCGAGTTCGGCGCCTGGCTCGAGGCCCGGCCCCCGCTGCCGGCGTGCGCCGACACGCTGGCCGACGACATCGGTTTCTGGCTGTACTCGTCGGGCTCGACCGGCCGGCCCAAGGGCACCGTGCACACGCACGGCAACCTGTACTGGACTGCCGAGCTCTACGCGTCGCCGGTCCTGGGGCTCACCGGGAACGACGTCTGCTTCTCCGCCGCCAAGCTCTTCTTCGCCTACGGGCTCGGCAACGCGCTGACTTTTCCGCTCAGCGTCGGGGCCACCGTGCTGCTGATGGCCGAGCGCCCCACGCCCGACGCGGTGTTCCGCCGCTGGACCGGCGGGGTCGGCGGCCTGAAGCCGACCGTCTTCTTCGGCGCCCCGACCGGCTACGCCGGCATGCTCGCCTCGCCGAACCTGCCGGCCCGCAACGCGGTCGCGCTGCGCCTGTGCTCGTCGGCCGGCGAGGCCCTGCCAAGGGAGATCGGCGAGCGCTTCACCGCCCATTTCGGCTGCGAGATCGTCGACGGCATCGGCTCGACCGAGATGCTGCACATCTTCCTGTCCAACCGACCAGGCGACGTTCGTTACGGCACGACCGGCAAGCCGGTCGCCGGCTACCGGGTCGAGCTGCGCGACGAGACCGGCCACGTGCTCGAGGGACCGGACCGCGTCGGCGACCTGTTCATCTCGGGCCCCTCGTCGGCCCTGATGTACTGGACACAGCGCGCCCGCAGCGACGAGACCTTCCGCGGAGCCTGGACCAAGAGCGGCGACAAGTATTACCGCGATGCCGACGGCTACTACGTCTACGCGGGCCGCAGCGACGACATGCTGAAGGTCAGCGGCCAGTACGTGTCGCCCTTCGAGGTCGAGTCGACGCTGGTCCAGCACGATGCGGTGCTCGAAGCAGCGGTGATCGGCGTCGAGAACGAGGACGGCCTGACCCGGGCAAAGGCCTACGTCGTGCTGAAGGACCCGGCCGGCGCCGGCCCCGCCCTCGCCGAGGCCCTGCAGGCCTTCGTCAAGGGTCGCCTCGCCCCGCACAAGTACCCGCGCGAAGTCGAGTTCGTGTCCGAGCTGCCCAAGACCGCGACCGGCAAGATCCAGCGCTTCAGGCTGCGCGAGCAGGAGCGCTCGAGGCGCCACGCGTGA
- the boxA gene encoding benzoyl-CoA 2,3-epoxidase subunit BoxA: MNAPDTGLLKQHLIDPEICIRCNTCEATCPVGAITHNDDNYVVDAEKCNFCMDCISPCPTGSIDNWRTVPRAKAYTVDEQFGWEALPAELTPDQLAEAGVAAEGEADAAAEGPGGALGASASSSAFGGAEAAAAPGEAAFNSAAFNASLPPWSAAHAYTNLYGPKNPTTATVVGNVKVNEAGTENETHHIVLDFGRMPFPVLEGQSIGIVPPGADASGRPHHARQYSIASPRNGERPGYNNLSLTVKRVTADHQGRPVRGVCSNYLCDLKPGDTVQVIGPFGTSFLMPNHPRSNIVMICTGTGSAPMRAMTEWRRRLRKSGKFEGGRLMLFFGARTREELPYFGPLMSLPKDFIDINFAFSRTPGAPKRYVQDLMRERSADLAGLLKDEDTYVYVCGLKSMEEGVVLALRDIAQQAGLSWDTLGAALKREGRLHLETY; encoded by the coding sequence ATGAACGCGCCGGACACCGGGCTGCTCAAGCAGCACCTGATCGACCCCGAGATCTGCATTCGCTGCAACACCTGCGAGGCGACCTGCCCGGTCGGCGCGATCACGCACAACGACGACAACTACGTCGTCGATGCGGAAAAGTGCAACTTCTGCATGGACTGCATCTCGCCGTGCCCGACCGGGTCGATCGACAACTGGCGGACGGTGCCGCGGGCGAAGGCCTATACGGTCGACGAGCAGTTCGGCTGGGAAGCGCTTCCCGCGGAGCTGACGCCCGATCAGCTCGCCGAGGCGGGCGTGGCGGCCGAGGGCGAGGCGGACGCGGCGGCCGAGGGCCCGGGCGGGGCGCTCGGCGCATCGGCCTCGTCGAGCGCCTTCGGCGGCGCCGAAGCGGCGGCTGCCCCCGGCGAGGCGGCCTTCAATTCGGCGGCCTTCAACGCCAGCTTGCCGCCGTGGTCGGCCGCTCACGCCTACACGAACCTCTACGGCCCGAAGAACCCGACCACCGCCACGGTGGTCGGCAACGTGAAGGTCAACGAGGCAGGCACCGAGAACGAGACCCATCACATCGTGCTCGATTTCGGCCGCATGCCGTTCCCGGTGCTCGAGGGCCAGTCGATCGGCATCGTGCCGCCGGGCGCCGACGCGTCGGGCAGGCCGCACCACGCGCGCCAGTACTCGATCGCCAGCCCGCGCAACGGCGAGCGGCCCGGCTACAACAACCTGTCGCTCACGGTGAAGCGGGTCACCGCCGACCACCAGGGCCGGCCGGTGCGGGGCGTCTGCTCGAACTACCTGTGCGACCTGAAGCCTGGCGACACGGTTCAGGTGATCGGGCCATTCGGCACGAGCTTCCTGATGCCGAACCACCCGCGCTCGAACATCGTGATGATCTGCACCGGAACCGGCAGCGCGCCGATGCGCGCGATGACCGAGTGGCGGCGCCGGCTGCGCAAGTCGGGCAAGTTCGAGGGCGGGCGGCTGATGCTGTTCTTCGGCGCGCGCACCCGCGAGGAGCTGCCTTACTTCGGGCCGCTGATGAGCCTGCCCAAGGACTTCATCGACATCAACTTCGCATTCTCGCGCACGCCGGGTGCCCCGAAGCGCTACGTTCAGGACCTGATGCGGGAGCGGTCAGCCGACCTGGCCGGCCTGCTGAAGGACGAGGACACCTACGTCTACGTCTGCGGCCTGAAGAGCATGGAAGAGGGCGTCGTGCTCGCGCTGCGTGACATCGCGCAGCAGGCCGGGTTGTCCTGGGACACGCTGGGCGCGGCGCTCAAGCGCGAGGGCCGGCTGCACCTGGAGACCTACTGA
- the boxC gene encoding 2,3-epoxybenzoyl-CoA dihydrolase, with the protein MNAPDIQARTAGAVVDYRTDPSRYRHVSLSFDGPVATLALNIDEDAGLRPGYKLKLNSYDLGVDIELHDALNRIRFEHPEVRTVVVTSLRDRIFCSGANIFMLGVSSHGWKVNFCKFTNETRNGIEDSSAHSGLKFLAAVNGACAGGGYELALACDEIWLVDDRSSSVSLPEVPLLGVLPGTGGLTRVTDKRKVRHDLADIFCTTTEGVRGQKAKDWRLVDEIAKPAVFAEKVRERALQLAQQSDRPADAKGVALPPVERVDEADALRYAHVTVEIDRAKRTASFVVKGPAGAQPEGVDAIAAAGAGWWPLAMARELDDAILTMRTNELEIGTWLLRTEGDPAAVLAADAQLAAHRGHWFVRETIGMLRRTLSRLDVSSRSLFALIEPGSCFAGTLLELALACDRSYHAALPDEPDREPAIAVSEANFGFYPMATGQSRLERRFYEEAGPLAAVREALGRPLKADDALALGLVTAAPDDIDWADEVRIALEERAAMSPDALTGMEANLRFNGKETMFTRIFGRLTAWQNWIFQRPNAVGEKGALKLYGKGEKAQFDMNRV; encoded by the coding sequence ATGAACGCTCCCGACATCCAGGCCCGGACCGCCGGCGCCGTCGTCGACTACCGGACCGACCCGTCGCGCTACCGCCACGTCTCGCTGAGCTTCGACGGCCCGGTGGCCACGCTCGCGCTGAACATCGACGAGGACGCCGGCCTGCGCCCCGGCTACAAGCTCAAGCTCAACAGCTACGACCTCGGCGTCGACATCGAGCTTCACGACGCGCTGAACCGGATCCGTTTCGAGCATCCTGAGGTGCGCACGGTCGTCGTGACCAGCCTGCGCGACCGGATCTTCTGCTCGGGCGCCAACATCTTCATGCTGGGCGTGTCGAGCCACGGGTGGAAGGTCAATTTCTGCAAGTTCACCAACGAGACGCGCAACGGCATCGAGGATTCGAGCGCCCATTCGGGGCTCAAGTTCCTGGCCGCGGTCAACGGCGCCTGCGCCGGCGGCGGATACGAGCTGGCGCTGGCCTGCGACGAGATCTGGCTGGTCGACGACCGGTCCTCGTCGGTCAGCCTGCCCGAGGTGCCGCTGCTCGGCGTGCTGCCCGGCACCGGAGGACTCACCCGGGTCACCGACAAGCGCAAGGTGCGGCACGACCTGGCCGACATCTTCTGCACCACCACCGAGGGCGTGCGCGGCCAGAAGGCCAAGGACTGGCGGCTGGTCGACGAGATCGCCAAGCCGGCGGTCTTCGCCGAGAAGGTCCGGGAGCGCGCGCTGCAGCTCGCGCAGCAGAGCGACCGGCCGGCCGATGCGAAGGGCGTCGCGCTGCCCCCGGTCGAGCGGGTCGACGAGGCCGACGCGCTGCGCTATGCGCACGTCACCGTCGAGATCGACCGCGCGAAGCGCACCGCGAGCTTCGTCGTGAAGGGGCCGGCCGGCGCCCAGCCCGAGGGCGTCGACGCGATCGCCGCGGCCGGCGCCGGCTGGTGGCCGCTGGCGATGGCCCGCGAGCTCGACGATGCGATCCTCACGATGCGCACCAACGAGCTCGAGATCGGCACCTGGCTGCTGAGGACCGAGGGCGACCCGGCCGCGGTGCTCGCGGCGGACGCGCAGCTCGCCGCGCACCGTGGCCACTGGTTCGTGCGCGAAACGATCGGCATGCTGCGGCGGACCCTCTCGCGACTGGACGTGTCCTCGCGCAGCCTGTTCGCGCTGATCGAGCCCGGTTCCTGCTTCGCCGGCACGCTGCTCGAGCTGGCGCTGGCCTGCGACCGCAGCTACCACGCCGCGCTGCCCGACGAGCCGGATCGCGAGCCGGCGATCGCCGTGAGCGAGGCCAACTTCGGCTTCTATCCGATGGCGACCGGCCAGTCGCGGCTCGAGCGCCGCTTCTACGAAGAGGCCGGGCCGCTCGCCGCGGTGCGCGAAGCGCTGGGCCGGCCGCTGAAGGCCGACGACGCGCTGGCGCTCGGCCTGGTCACCGCGGCGCCCGACGACATCGACTGGGCCGACGAGGTCCGGATCGCGCTCGAGGAGCGGGCCGCGATGTCGCCCGACGCGCTGACCGGCATGGAGGCCAACCTGCGCTTCAACGGCAAGGAGACGATGTTCACCCGCATCTTCGGCCGGCTGACCGCCTGGCAGAACTGGATCTTCCAGCGCCCGAACGCGGTCGGCGAGAAGGGCGCGCTGAAGCTCTACGGGAAGGGCGAGAAGGCCCAGTTCGACATGAACCGGGTCTGA
- a CDS encoding alpha/beta fold hydrolase, protein MSGSALAGIDSGGRRVDIEYAWVGAADAPGPVVVFLHEGLGSLSMWRDFPQRLCETLGLRGLVWSRAGYGLSTPRRPGERWAPDFMHRQASEALPALLEALGVDAPYLLFGHSDGASIALIHAALYPGRVAGLVALAPHLFVEDVSVASIEKVRQAYLDTDLRARLARHHADPDSAFWGWNDVWLDPAFRDWNIEPLVARIDAPVLAIQGVDDEYGTMRQIDAIAEALPGTMLLKLERCGHSPHRDRPDAVIEACEGFVRRIIANRAPARSL, encoded by the coding sequence GTGAGCGGGAGCGCACTGGCCGGCATCGACAGCGGCGGACGGCGCGTCGACATCGAGTACGCCTGGGTGGGCGCCGCCGATGCGCCCGGCCCGGTCGTCGTGTTCCTTCACGAGGGCCTCGGCTCGCTGTCGATGTGGCGCGACTTCCCGCAGCGGCTGTGCGAGACACTGGGGCTGCGCGGGCTGGTGTGGTCCCGCGCCGGCTACGGCCTCTCCACGCCCCGCCGGCCCGGCGAGCGCTGGGCGCCCGACTTCATGCACCGTCAGGCGAGCGAAGCGCTGCCGGCGCTGCTCGAGGCGCTCGGCGTCGATGCCCCGTACCTGCTGTTCGGCCACAGCGACGGCGCCTCGATCGCGCTGATCCACGCCGCGCTGTACCCGGGGCGCGTGGCCGGCCTCGTCGCGCTCGCGCCCCACCTGTTCGTCGAGGACGTCTCGGTCGCGAGCATCGAGAAGGTCCGCCAGGCCTACCTCGACACCGACCTGCGCGCGCGGCTGGCCCGCCATCACGCCGACCCGGACTCGGCGTTCTGGGGCTGGAACGACGTCTGGCTCGACCCGGCCTTCCGCGACTGGAACATCGAGCCGCTGGTGGCGCGGATCGACGCGCCGGTGCTCGCGATCCAGGGCGTCGACGACGAATACGGCACGATGAGGCAGATCGACGCGATCGCCGAGGCATTGCCCGGTACCATGCTGCTGAAGCTCGAACGCTGCGGCCACTCGCCGCATCGCGACCGGCCGGATGCGGTCATCGAGGCCTGCGAAGGCTTCGTGCGACGCATCATCGCAAACCGGGCCCCGGCCCGTTCGCTGTGA
- the boxB gene encoding benzoyl-CoA 2,3-epoxidase subunit BoxB gives MSSINYTDKIPNNVDLSQDKALQRALEHWQPNYLQWWHDLGPEGSQSFDVYLRTAVSVDPQGWAQFGYVKMPEYRWGIFLNPREEGREVNFGEHKGEAAWQEVPGEHRANLRRIIVTQGDTEPASVEQQRHLGLTAPSQYDLRNLFQVNVEEGRHLWAMVYLLHKYFGRDGREEADAMLQRHSGDADHPRILGAFNEKTPDWLSFYMFTYFTDRDGKFQLCALAESGFDPLARTTKFMLTEEAHHMFVGESGISRVIARTCEVMNQLKTDDPAKVRAAGVIDLATIQRYLNFHFSVTIDLFGADESSNAAIFYNSGLKGRFEETKRDDDHRLQGRTYKVLAVQNGQLVEREVPMLNALNEVLRDDYIKDSIAGVNRWNKVIEKAGLPFRLVAPHKAFNRKIGALSGVRVSPDGRVVSEAEWAAHEREWLPSAEDRAFVASLMGRVVEPGKFANWIAPPVMGINRQPVDFEYVRFN, from the coding sequence ATGTCCTCGATCAACTACACGGACAAGATCCCCAACAACGTCGACCTGTCGCAGGACAAGGCCCTGCAGCGGGCGCTCGAGCACTGGCAGCCGAACTACCTGCAGTGGTGGCACGACCTCGGCCCCGAGGGCTCGCAGAGCTTCGACGTGTACCTGCGCACCGCGGTCAGCGTGGACCCGCAGGGCTGGGCGCAGTTCGGCTACGTGAAGATGCCCGAGTACCGCTGGGGCATCTTCCTGAACCCGCGCGAGGAGGGCCGCGAGGTCAACTTCGGCGAGCACAAGGGCGAGGCCGCCTGGCAGGAAGTGCCGGGCGAGCACCGCGCCAACCTGCGCCGGATCATCGTGACGCAGGGTGACACCGAGCCGGCCTCGGTCGAGCAGCAGCGCCACCTGGGGCTGACCGCGCCCAGCCAGTACGACCTGCGCAACCTGTTCCAGGTGAACGTCGAGGAAGGCCGCCACCTGTGGGCGATGGTCTACCTGCTGCACAAGTACTTCGGCCGCGACGGCCGCGAGGAAGCCGACGCGATGCTGCAGCGCCACTCGGGCGACGCGGACCATCCGCGCATCCTGGGGGCCTTCAACGAGAAGACGCCCGACTGGCTGTCCTTCTACATGTTCACCTACTTCACCGACCGCGACGGCAAGTTCCAGCTCTGCGCGCTGGCCGAGAGCGGCTTCGACCCGCTGGCCCGCACGACCAAGTTCATGCTGACCGAAGAGGCCCACCACATGTTCGTGGGCGAGAGCGGCATTTCGCGCGTGATCGCCCGCACCTGCGAGGTGATGAACCAGCTGAAGACCGACGATCCGGCGAAGGTGCGCGCGGCCGGCGTGATCGACCTGGCCACGATCCAGCGCTACCTGAACTTCCACTTCAGCGTCACGATCGACCTGTTCGGCGCCGACGAGTCGAGCAACGCGGCGATCTTCTACAACTCGGGACTGAAGGGTCGCTTCGAGGAGACCAAGCGCGACGACGACCACCGGCTGCAGGGCCGCACCTACAAGGTGCTGGCGGTGCAGAACGGCCAGCTGGTCGAGCGCGAGGTGCCGATGCTCAACGCGCTGAACGAGGTGCTGCGCGACGACTACATCAAGGACTCGATCGCCGGCGTGAACCGCTGGAACAAGGTGATCGAGAAGGCCGGCCTGCCGTTCCGGCTGGTCGCGCCGCACAAGGCCTTCAACCGCAAGATCGGCGCGCTGTCCGGCGTGCGGGTCAGCCCCGACGGGCGCGTGGTCAGCGAAGCCGAGTGGGCGGCGCACGAGCGCGAGTGGCTGCCTAGCGCCGAGGACCGCGCCTTCGTGGCCTCGCTGATGGGCCGGGTCGTCGAGCCGGGCAAGTTCGCGAACTGGATCGCGCCGCCGGTCATGGGCATCAACCGCCAGCCGGTCGACTTCGAGTACGTTCGCTTCAACTGA
- the folE gene encoding GTP cyclohydrolase I: MPKETDTTSERIRQRLLAAGRRFHANDNIADFVEPGELEAIQAEVAGHMQQVLKSLVIDVDGDHNTADTAKRVAKMFVREVFAGRYRPMPPVTEFPNVERLSELLIVGPITMRSACSHHLCPILGKVWIGILPREDSHLIGLSKYARLTEWIMNRPQIQEEAVIQLANTLEEKVNPEGLAIVIEADHFCMRWRGVKDADSSMTNSVMRGAFLTNPDLRREFLALLSRK, encoded by the coding sequence ATGCCCAAGGAAACGGACACCACCTCCGAACGAATCCGGCAACGGCTGCTCGCAGCCGGCCGGCGCTTCCACGCGAACGACAACATCGCCGACTTCGTCGAGCCCGGCGAGCTCGAGGCGATCCAGGCCGAGGTGGCGGGCCACATGCAGCAGGTGCTGAAGAGCCTGGTGATCGACGTCGACGGCGACCACAACACCGCCGACACCGCGAAGCGGGTCGCGAAGATGTTCGTGCGCGAGGTCTTCGCCGGCCGCTACCGGCCGATGCCTCCGGTCACCGAGTTCCCGAACGTGGAGCGGCTGAGCGAGCTGCTGATCGTGGGCCCGATCACGATGCGCAGCGCCTGCTCGCACCACCTGTGCCCGATCCTGGGCAAGGTGTGGATAGGCATCCTGCCACGCGAGGACTCGCACCTGATCGGCCTCTCCAAGTACGCGCGGCTCACCGAGTGGATCATGAACCGGCCCCAGATCCAGGAAGAGGCGGTGATCCAGCTGGCCAACACGCTGGAGGAGAAGGTGAACCCCGAGGGGCTGGCGATCGTGATCGAGGCCGATCACTTCTGCATGCGCTGGCGCGGCGTGAAGGACGCCGACTCGAGCATGACCAACAGCGTGATGCGCGGCGCCTTCCTGACCAATCCGGACCTGCGCCGCGAGTTCCTGGCCCTGCTCAGCCGGAAGTAA
- a CDS encoding SDR family NAD(P)-dependent oxidoreductase, translating into MPENETLAVVVGASGGIGAALAAELSREPRRQRVVALSRRSDPPLDLLDEASIAEAARFAAGLGIPVRLVVDATGFLHDDRFAPERRLQDLDLEHMLHAFRVNAIGPALLMKHFLPLLPRDGRSVFATISAKVGSIGDNRLGGWYSYRASKAALNQLVRTASIELRRRCPEAACVALHPGTVDTRLSAPFGKAGLELRTPAEAARLLVAVLDTLQPAQSGGFFDYRGQALPW; encoded by the coding sequence ATGCCCGAAAACGAAACTCTCGCCGTGGTCGTCGGCGCAAGCGGCGGCATCGGTGCCGCGCTGGCCGCGGAGCTGTCGCGCGAGCCGCGCCGGCAACGGGTGGTCGCGCTGTCGCGCCGCTCCGACCCGCCGCTCGACCTGCTCGACGAAGCGAGCATCGCGGAGGCGGCGCGTTTCGCGGCCGGACTCGGGATCCCGGTGCGCCTGGTCGTCGACGCCACCGGCTTCCTGCACGACGATCGATTCGCGCCCGAGCGAAGGCTGCAGGACCTCGACCTGGAGCACATGCTTCACGCCTTCAGGGTCAATGCGATCGGCCCCGCGCTGCTGATGAAACATTTCCTGCCGCTGCTGCCGCGCGACGGCCGCTCGGTCTTCGCGACGATCTCGGCAAAGGTCGGCAGCATCGGCGACAATCGCCTCGGCGGCTGGTATTCGTACCGGGCCTCGAAGGCGGCGCTGAACCAGCTGGTGCGCACCGCGTCGATCGAGCTGCGCAGGCGCTGCCCCGAGGCGGCCTGCGTGGCGCTGCACCCCGGCACCGTCGACACCCGGCTGTCGGCGCCGTTCGGCAAGGCGGGGCTGGAGCTGCGCACGCCGGCGGAGGCGGCCCGCCTGCTCGTCGCGGTGCTGGATACGTTGCAGCCGGCACAGTCCGGCGGCTTTTTCGACTATCGCGGCCAGGCCCTGCCCTGGTGA
- a CDS encoding ABC transporter substrate-binding protein → MKIRYCMATLASAALLAAAPAQAQGNKLKVGFMLPYTGTYAALGIAIENGFRLYVDEQGGKLGGREIEYVKVDDESDPSKATDNVNKLIKRDEVDVLVGTVHSGVAIAMARAARQSNTLMINPNGGAGAITGALCAPNVFRSSFSNWQPAYAMGEVAAKRGHKTAMTITWKYAAGEESVNGFREAFEKNGGKVIKDLTVPFPNVEFQALLTEIAAAKPDAVYTFFAGGGAVKFVKDYAAAGLKDAVPLYGAGFLTDGTLDAQGDAAQGLLTTLHYADGLNTPRDNAFRLAYAKTFKLQPDVYAVQGYDAAQMLAVGLKAVNGDVSKKAEIAAAIRSATIDSPRGKFTVSKAHNPVQDIYLRKVVGKENKVEGIAIKALADPARGCKM, encoded by the coding sequence ATGAAGATCAGGTATTGCATGGCGACGCTGGCCTCGGCCGCGCTGCTGGCCGCCGCGCCGGCCCAGGCCCAGGGCAACAAGCTGAAGGTGGGCTTCATGCTGCCCTACACCGGCACCTACGCCGCGCTGGGCATCGCGATCGAGAACGGCTTCCGGCTCTACGTCGACGAGCAGGGCGGCAAGCTCGGCGGCCGCGAGATCGAGTACGTGAAGGTCGACGACGAATCGGATCCGTCCAAGGCCACCGACAACGTCAACAAGCTGATCAAGCGCGACGAGGTCGACGTGCTGGTCGGCACCGTGCACTCGGGCGTGGCGATCGCGATGGCTCGCGCCGCCCGCCAGAGCAACACGCTGATGATCAACCCCAACGGCGGCGCCGGCGCGATCACCGGCGCGCTGTGCGCGCCCAACGTGTTCCGCAGCTCGTTCTCGAACTGGCAGCCGGCCTACGCAATGGGCGAGGTCGCGGCCAAGCGCGGGCACAAGACCGCGATGACGATCACCTGGAAGTACGCGGCCGGCGAGGAGTCGGTCAACGGCTTCAGGGAAGCCTTCGAGAAGAACGGCGGCAAGGTGATCAAGGACCTCACGGTGCCCTTCCCCAACGTCGAGTTCCAGGCGCTGCTCACCGAGATCGCGGCGGCCAAGCCCGACGCGGTCTACACCTTCTTCGCCGGCGGCGGCGCGGTGAAGTTCGTCAAGGACTACGCGGCTGCCGGCCTGAAGGACGCGGTTCCGCTCTACGGCGCGGGCTTCCTCACCGACGGCACGCTCGACGCGCAGGGCGACGCCGCGCAGGGCCTGCTGACCACGCTGCACTACGCCGACGGGCTGAACACCCCGCGCGACAACGCGTTCCGTCTGGCCTACGCCAAGACCTTCAAGCTGCAGCCCGACGTCTACGCGGTGCAGGGCTACGACGCCGCGCAGATGCTGGCAGTGGGCCTGAAGGCGGTCAACGGCGATGTCTCGAAGAAGGCCGAGATCGCGGCGGCGATCCGCTCGGCCACGATCGACAGCCCGCGCGGCAAGTTCACCGTGTCGAAGGCCCACAACCCGGTGCAGGACATCTACCTGCGCAAGGTCGTCGGCAAGGAGAACAAGGTCGAGGGCATCGCGATCAAGGCCCTGGCCGACCCGGCCCGCGGCTGCAAGATGTAA